Proteins found in one Plasmodium gaboni strain SY75 chromosome 13, whole genome shotgun sequence genomic segment:
- a CDS encoding putative exonuclease, whose translation MIKRLLNVYNFCSLNRFSCSKEHMRLHSMIYRKNYEYSKKNCFIEEYNRKYIHTHNNIYIKKKLYDIIPYLCICKDVKNITSNIIFYILENLSTKNVVNINEYKDNIKKIYFNIMKCYHKIFENNNEYGEYIFTLFNDDIIISVSPSLKKKQKNIIQDILLNSLNFFFENNKTYKNKLNINLMCNIINYPKFLYVLHSINYDMNIIKENLSVQNVDYLLSQYINTTKYITTAIEFASFFKTPNMNIFTPFKNHGTFNYSLLLEHIVNKQLKNALLLLLKDIECSQLKQEILLYLLSSNDITGLCLNEWAYLAAKEYLLMNKRANDNNKNINVNILKRSIDNIIDYNDANLPNLEYFVLPEDVKNVKYINCINDFNNMVITIKEELNDHWKYNIYNINNMVNYTNDNNNNNNNNNNNNNILTYEYINKILRKEKKRYYIGIDIEWDRYKKENVSVLSISTNKKIYIIDLYFIDYNYKLIIFKFFKWLLENPFIYKLFFNFPTDIKIMSSYFQNISHINIYNNIIDLNDNIYMYSKRNEQKTSYNNNNILYFEALNRDMIQSNDIHLFKQLVHSTPYHFNKNIINNINNNNNNNNINILNKQMLKLYFKSLNDLCIKILNKKLNKKFQLANWNIRPLTHEQIIYASIDSYVLIKIEEMLIEKGYMSTCDSNNNQMMNLFVQKYKLRDSTWE comes from the exons ATGATAAAAAGATTACTAAACgtttataatttttgttcTTTAAATAGATTTTCATGTTCGAAGGAACATATGAGATTACATAGTATGATATATAGAAAGAATTATGAATATAGTAAGAAGAATTGTTTTAtagaagaatataataGAAAGTATATTCATacacataataatatatatataaaaaaaaaactatatgatataatacCATACTTATGTATATGTAAAgatgtaaaaaatataacatcgaatataatattttatattttagAAAATTTAAGTACAAAAAATGttgttaatattaatgaatataaagataatataaaaaaaatatattttaatataatgaaatgCTATCATAAAATctttgaaaataataatgaatatggagaatatatatttactctctttaatgatgatataattatatCAGTTAGTCCttcattaaaaaaaaaacaaaaaaatattatacaggatatattattgaatagtttaaatttcttttttgaaaataataaaacatataaaaataaattaaatataaatttgatgtgtaatataattaattatccaaaatttttatatgtattacATTCAATTAATTAtgatatgaatataataaaagaaaatttaaGTGTACAAAATGTAgattatttattatctcaatatattaatacaacaaaatatattactaCAGCAATTGAATTCgcttcattttttaaaacgCCCAACATGAATATTTTCACACCTTTTAAGAATCATGGTACATTTAATTATTCCTTATTATTAGAACATATAGTAAATAAGCAGTTGAAAAATGCACTCCTTTTGTTATTGAAGGATATTGAATGTAGTCAATTAAAGCAGGAAATACTTTTATATCTGTTATCTTCAAATGATATTACAg GCCTGTGCTTAAACGAATGGGCCTATTTAGCAGCAAAAGAATATTTACTTATGAATAAACGTGcaaatgataataataaaaatataaatgttaacattttaaaaagatcaattgataatattatagatTATAATGATGCTAACCTTCCAAATTTGgaatattttgttttacCTGAAGACGTTAAAAATGTCAAGTATATAAATTGTATTAAtgattttaataatatggtTATAACCATAAAAGAGGAACTAAACGATCATtggaaatataatatatacaatataaataatatggttaattatacaaatgataataataataataataataataataataataataataatatattaacatatgaatatattaataaaatacttaggaaagaaaaaaaaagatattatattgGTATAGATATCGAATGGGatagatataaaaaagaaaacgTTAGTGTTTTATCTATTtcaacaaataaaaaaatttatataatagatttatattttattgattataattataaattaatcatatttaaattttttaaatggTTATTAGAAAAtccatttatatataaattgttttttaattttcCTACTGATATTAAAATCATGTCTTCATATTTTCAAAACATAtcacatataaatatatataacaacATTATAgatttaaatgataatatatatatgtattcaaaaagaaatgaaCAAAAGACGTCttataacaataataatattttatattttgaagCATTGAATAGAGATATGATTCAATCGAATGATATACATTTATTCAAACAGTTAGTACATTCAACACCttatcattttaataaaaatataataaataatattaacaacaataataataataataatattaacatattaaacaaacaaatgttaaaattatattttaaaagttTAAATGACTTGTGtataaagatattaaataaaaaattaaataaaaaatttcaaTTAGCTAACTGGAATATAAGACCACTTACCCATGAACAAATAATTTATGCTTCTATTGATTCTTATGTTTTAATAAAGATAGAAGAAATGTTGATAGAAAAAGGTTATATGTCTACATGTGACTCCAACAACAATCAAATGATGAATTTATTTgttcaaaaatataagttGAGAGACAGTACATGggaataa
- a CDS encoding hypothetical protein (conserved Plasmodium protein, unknown function) — translation MESLDDRWNNQVDNFHMKVNKLRCDMNEYKKGCYNAYNVRNNKNDLFAHLQNNNMKRRELIHMNNNYEINNYLKKPHNQTYILKDDKHSNVNDVTFPVSKNISNKVIKTNEEKILENKCCFKLNVRNKRKNEKIIKINEKRWLIATKHVKIERVNKTGIEQTEEEKNKKDQNRYIYLEGEEGNLHLYPMYSDSEVGFENISHIEDESLSKIKKENQDDDDIMTTKHLAQWSSDIVHKYLEEAIEKTKSIFKNFNMESRQKEIFKRIKL, via the exons atgGAAAGTTTAGATGACAGATGGAATAATCAGGTTGATAATTTCCATATGAAGGTAAATAAGCTAAGATGCGATATGAATGAATATAAGAAAGGATGTTATAATGCATACAACGTGcgaaataataaaaatgatttatttgcacacttacaaaataataatatgaaaagaaGAGAATTGAtacatatgaataataattatgaaataaaCAATTATCTAAAGAAACCTCATAATCAAAcgtatatattaaaagacGATAAACATTCTAATGTTAATGATGTAACCTTTCCAGTGTccaaaaatatttcaaacAAAGTGATAAAAACAAATGAGGAAAAAATTTTAGAAAACAAATGTTGTTTCAAATTGAATGTtagaaataaaagaaaaaatgaaaagatcataaaaattaatgaGAAGCGTTGGTTGATAg CTACAAAACATGTAAAGATAGAAAGGGTAAACAAAACTGGAATTGAACAAACTGAagaggaaaaaaataaaaaggaccaaaatagatatatatatttagaaGGGGAAGaag GCAATTTGCATTTATATCCAATGTATTCAGACTCCGAAGTGGGGTTTGAAAATATCTCTCATATTGAAGATGAAAGCTTATCaaagataaaaaaagaaaatcaagatgatgatgatattaTGACTACAAAACATCTAGCTCAATGGAGTTCAGATATTGTACATAAATATCTTGAAGAAGCCATTGAAAAAACAAAGTCCATTTtcaaaaattttaatatggAATCTCGacaaaaagaaatatttaaaaggatcaaattataa